aataatataaaaaaagatatttttaaaaaatattagtctttattaaatgcaaaacaaacatattatttagacccaatttaaataaaaaatcgaTAGAATGAGAAATCCCAACTTAtatatctaaatttaaaattttccaattAACAAACTATCTAATAGTTATATTATTCTATTCATAAGAACAACTAATAAAAGTGCAATGCGGCCAATAACAAACCAttccaataatatatatattcatgagcAATAAAATCATGGACAAGGAACAAAGAACAAGAATGTACTGACTGAAACTACCAAGACATTGTGaacaaaatccaataaaaattctaaagatttaaaaaaaggagGCAAAAAAAGGTTTGATGAAGGGACGGGTCGGTCACAAAATAGTGTGGCTGCCACCGAAGCCACGCCACGCCAGCTAAACACACAACCTATGCTATTAGCCTACTTCCCCAATCCCTGATACTTATTctttgcctatatatatatatatataataataataataatattaatatccaAAGAATATGGGACCCCAAATGCCTTTTGGCTTCATTAGCCGTCCAAGTAAAATGACAGAACATGTGaaaataaataactcattttttttttttattattttcaatgaaaatggtggagaaatagaaaaaaaaaaaagtggaataaaaaaaataaaattacaaataaaaaatcagacaacaaaaaaaaattataataataataataataatggtaatgTGAGGTGTTACCGGGAGTTGGCGGTGGGACCGTACAGGTCGTAGGGGGCCCACAAAGCGTCTAGGGGGCATGGGTTGTTGGAATCGAGACGAGCCCAAGGCTTGCCGCTGCCGCTCCAGTGAAGGAGGCTGACCGGCCCCGGATGGAGATCCCGGCAGCTGCCCTTCACGTTGTCACCGCCGAGACCGTGCTGGTTCCATCGGTGCTCGATGGGCGCCACGTGTCCTGCGAAAACGAGAAGGAACGGTGGAAGAGAACCGAGCTCGTAGATCCGACCGGCTGAGCCGGTGCCGCCGAGCTTTTGAATTTCCATCCACTTCTCGATGCTTCTCGTGAACCCTGATTTCCGCCATTGATGGAGATCGATGACCATCACGCCGGTGTTGAAGTAGCACGGCCGGCGGCCGGAGAAGGTTCCGGCGAGGTGGGGATCCGACCAGAAGCGATTGGTGAAGTATTTGGTGAAGTTGGCGTGGCAGTACTCGGGTGCGCCGATGGCGCGTGAGCCGAGACTTGTGCGCCAGAGCTTGGCGACGTCGTCGACGAGGATGAGATCGGAGTCGAGGTAGATGACACGGCGGACGCAGGGCTCGAGGAGGTCGGCGAGGTAGTTGCGGGCGTAGTTGAGGGGTTGCTCGAGCGCGGAACGAACGGAGGTGGAGATGAGATTGCGGACGCGGTCGGGATCGAAGTAGTAGACCTTGAAGTGGAGATCGGGGAAGGCGGAGCGGACTACGGTTTCGAGCTTTGGTTCGGAGATGAGGAAGTGGAAGAAGATGCTCTCCGGGCAAAGGGCGTGCTGGAGTACGGAATGGACGGCGGCGATCGAGCCGCGGAGGTAGTCTTCATCGAGGGTTATCGCGATATGGACGAGAGATGGCTCGCAGATGGTAGTGTTCTCGTCGATTCCAGCGCCGCATTCGGCGGCATTGCGGAACGCCGGGGCTTGCCGGAATGAGAACCGGTCCGGCGAGGCGAACCGGCGAGGCGATCGGATGGCTTCGGCGGGGGG
The DNA window shown above is from Dioscorea cayenensis subsp. rotundata cultivar TDr96_F1 chromosome 12, TDr96_F1_v2_PseudoChromosome.rev07_lg8_w22 25.fasta, whole genome shotgun sequence and carries:
- the LOC120273699 gene encoding probable galacturonosyltransferase-like 7 is translated as MQWIMRISGFFAAALLTIILFPSLQSFPPAEAIRSPRRFASPDRFSFRQAPAFRNAAECGAGIDENTTICEPSLVHIAITLDEDYLRGSIAAVHSVLQHALCPESIFFHFLISEPKLETVVRSAFPDLHFKVYYFDPDRVRNLISTSVRSALEQPLNYARNYLADLLEPCVRRVIYLDSDLILVDDVAKLWRTSLGSRAIGAPEYCHANFTKYFTNRFWSDPHLAGTFSGRRPCYFNTGVMVIDLHQWRKSGFTRSIEKWMEIQKLGGTGSAGRIYELGSLPPFLLVFAGHVAPIEHRWNQHGLGGDNVKGSCRDLHPGPVSLLHWSGSGKPWARLDSNNPCPLDALWAPYDLYGPTANSR